The window TCGGCTCATCGGAACCCTCATCGGAGGCGCCTGCGCTTGCGTATCGTGGATCGCCAGTCAGGGCAACCCTtacctcctcgccctcttcggGTGCCTCGTCGCCTTTTGGAATTTTTACCTCATCTTGGTGAGGCAGAACGCGCCACTGGGCCGCATCTCGCTCTTGGCCTACAACGTCATCGTTCTGTACGCCTACAGTCTTTCGCAGGAtgtggacgatgacgacgacgacgaaggcggTAAGAACCCTCTCATCTTCAACATCACCTGGCAtcgagtcgtcgccgtcgtgttGGGAATCCTTTGGGGCATGATTATTTGCCGCCTTCTGTGGCCCATCTCGGGCCGCCGTAAATTTCGAGAGGGTCTCTCGGTGCTATACCTGCAGCTGGGGCTTATATGGAAGCGCGGCCCTTTGGAGATACTCGCGGAGAGCAACACCACGCTCGACTACATGCGCGAGGGGGAGCAAGCCGCCCTCCAACGCTATGGTGAGAACATCGACCCCTTTCTTTCAACACATCCACCCTTTTGTGGGGAGCGAGGACTTGCGTGGCTGACGAAAATCATCAATAGCCTTCAAGCTGGAGTCGTTGCGAAACTCGGCCAAATCCGAGTTTGAGCTTCGCGGCCCGTTCCCCCACGAAGCCTACGGGCGCATCATGCACTCGACCAAGCACATCCTCGACGGATTTTACGCCATGCGCCTCCTGACCCAGCGGCGACCGACCCCGTCTGCCGGCGAGCGTGCCCTTTTCGGCTTCACGTGCGAGGAGCGCGCTCGTCTATGCCAGCGCATATGCCACGTCTTTCAGGTGCTCGCCTCGAGCATCATGCTCGAGTATCCGCTCACCGACGCCATCCCCACCATCGACACGACCAAGGATCAGCTCCTCGGCAAGATATACCAGTTTCGAAAGGATCATATGGAAGCCGGGCTGGTACGCGCTGGTGAGGCGGACGGAACTAACGAATCTACCGTCGCCCCAGTGCCCACCgctgccgaggtggccgaggagaaggactATGCGTTGCTGTACGCCTACACACTTGTGACGGtgcaggtggccgaggagctgaaGAGCGTTCGACGCGAGATCGAGAGCTTGTTCGGCGTGTTGAATTCGGAGGACTTGTTGCTCGAGTACACATGAGAGACCATGGGTTTGTCTTTGAAGTTTTACGTTCCGCTGCAATCATCATACCCCCCGCATTGCTCTATGGAAGCCAAATCTGCGTGGCTTTTCTGTACTTCGAATAGGTGGCCTTGGCACCATGCATATAATCATTATAAATAATTAATTATATACACATAAATGCAGTGCACATCGACCAGCTAAGCGCCGAGTCTTGGATATCCTGTAGCAAAAAGTGCATCCAACTGGATAAATGAAAGGAGCTCTGCTCTGAACGGGGTCATCAAATCGTGTGCGCCTATTCCATCAATGCTCGCCGGTGTGAAGTCTACTAAATCATCATGGGCACAGCGTCTAAAAGGTGCACTCCTTCAAGGTGCCCAGCCGGCCGACCTCGTACTCAACCCACCTGCCGACGCCCCTTTTCccgggcacgagcacgctCGCCGGGTTCATGACATGGCAGCCCTCGTAGGTGAGACAAaagggcggcgccgtcgtgtCGACAAGGACCATGGCCGAGGGCAGCGGGTACAGATGCAGCGCCGAGGCGTAGTCCCAGTGGACAGGGCGGATGGCATGCCGAAAGGGAGCGAGGTAGCCCTGGTCGAGGACCGACTTGACGAGTTTCTGCGCTACGCGGACGTCCTCGGTCAAGGACGACGGGGCGACGGCGTTGTCGTCGAGTtccatggcgtcggcgtttGGCTGCGACTCAGTGGCTGCGGGCGCGGgtgcggcggcatcgtccaaGGCTCCCGCATCCTTCGAGGCGGTGGCCTGGCGCTGGAGGGCGACAGAGGTGCGGCGCAGACGAGCGGAGATGTCATCTCggaagaggacgagctcgtggTTGGGGCCGAAGAGCGAGAGACGCGCGGGGTTCGACGTCCAGACGGCGTTCCCGTGCAGGCCGTGGTGACCCGGCTCGGCGTTGGCCGTTGCGAAGGCGCGGCGGATGCGGGAGGTGAACATGTCCGGAACGGGCTTCCGGGGCAGAGGGGGCGAGGCGCCGGCGGAAAAGGCGGACACCCATCCGTCGTTGTCGCCGGGCACGAAGACAAAGGTCGAGGTACGCAGGAGGGTAGGGTAGTCGGAGAGCACGGATGCGAGGGCGTCAAAATATTCCTTGTACTCGATGCTTCCACCGCTGCCACCCCGGGCCATGACGGCCTGCTGGGTAAAGTTGCCGGTCAAGACGAAGCTCACGGGGGAGCAGGCCTCGGGTTCGGCGGCGTAGTGTGCGAGAATCTTGCGCAAAGCACGCAGCGCGCGAGGTTGGTCCAGGTTGAGCTCGCCAAGGATCACGACTCGGTTGCGTCCTGGCGTGTCCTCAGGAGGCGGTGGGAGCAGACGGCGCTCGAGCCTTCGCATCTTGGCTCCGACGGCTCGCTCGCTACCAAGGCCGAGGAAGTCAATCCAGCCGAAGCCTCCGCCAATGGTATGGTCCTGTCCTCCATCCGGGCCGCTGATGCCCAGCGTCGCCTTTCGCTTTTCGCACGGGGGCTGACCGATAAAGAAGCCCTggaagcggccgccgagggtgcCTCCGACAccgctgctgccgctcaGTCCCTTGCCGACggactcctcctcctcctcgtagacaccgtcgacgagcacaaTCATGCCCGGGCAGAACCAGGCCGAATCCTGGGGTATGACGACGGCTTGCTTGAGATCGAGAGCAATCGCTCCCGTCATGTCGCTAATGGCGAGTTCGCCCGTGGGAAGAATGACGAGGAGCCCGAGCAGCATGTGGGAGCTGCCATGGCAGCCAAGCATGTTTGCTATCGGCGTGATTTTGAGAGACTGCTGGCTCGAGAGGGAGTGCTGCATCGTGCGTtggcgagaggaggagacggaggaagTTTGGAAGGCTTCGTTTCGGAGGAGGCGTTGGTGGATGACATGATAGCGGTTGCGGAATATCGTCGTCTTGTGTgatgccggcggcagcagcgacgGTTTTGTCGTTTCCCTGCACAGATGGTCAGCGTACGCGCGtgggggcggcgacggatgTGCAAAGCGGTACGGACCTCTCGAAATGCTTCTTGCCGACATTGTAGACAAGCCGCGGCTGCTCGTACGCATCAACGACATTCAGCCAGGCCCTCGGATCGttggtgtcgtcgtcgtcgtcgtcgtcggcagctgcTTCctggacgccgagggcggatACGCCGAAGCTGGCGCTGCTGTCCTCCCTCGACAGGGTTGTCGGCCTCAGGCCGAGCCTCGTGTTCAAGGAATCTCCGTCGCGGACATCCAGCATGCTGTCCCCGCGCGGCAGGCCCCTCGTGGGACCGACAAGCTTGCCGCCGCTCATGTTGCCCTCCAACGTCTTGAGGATTTCGTGGAGGGCCTTGCtggagccgtcgacgatgacgcctcCGTTTCGGTTCTTCCAACTCCTCGCCACCTCCTCCAGCACCCGCTCGGCCAAGCCTTCCTCGCGCCATGCCGAGCCGCAGTGTCGACCAACAAAGGTGGCGAGCTCCTGcagggccgaggaggagagtgTGAGGGAGTGCTTCTTGGTAAAGGTACGGAACGCGAGAGGACGCAGGGTTGCGGGAGGAAGTATGATGGGAAGGATGGCCGCCTTGGGGGCATTCACGCTGAATGGCTTGAGCGGATGGACCGGCGTGCCAAAGGCCGGAGAGGAGGACGGaatcgccgacgagggaacGGGATTCGAATTCCTCTGCCTTCGAAAGAGGGGGACGGGCGTCCTGTCCATGATGGAATGCCGGGTGGGGGCAATCTCAAACGCTGCAGTCGAATGGGCCGTGGCTACCTGGCCATGATGATGTTCACTGGAGGTGCTTTGGCGATGGGCAAACGGCCGTGGACAAGGGTGTCGACGGTGTCGAAGGTGTCGAAGGTGTCGAAGGTGTCGAAGGTGTCGAAGGTGTCGAAGGTGTTGATGGTGCGGCCAGTGGTCGGTCGGTGGAGGTGGATGGATGTGCAAGGATCGCGTCGACACGCGTCTCGCGGGGTCTAATTGATTCTCTTAGTTGCATATCGGCATTTATTTCGCGGGGCGAGGCTCTGGCAGGTCCTAGTAATTAACGACACCAAGCTAGCTGCTTGCATGATCTCATCAGCCTTGTTTCGAACCATCCATTTCCTTGCTACAGAGTGCAGCCGGACAATTATTCGGACTCTTACGCGACTATACCTACGCACACGGTAGACGTAGAGAGGAAAGCGACCGGCTACTTTCCGCCAACTTCTTTCCGCAGCAAGAGAGAATCATGCTGGCGGCGACCACTCGCTTCGTTCCTCGGAGCGCGAATGTCAGCCTCGCCCGACGATGGGTCACCACGCTGCCAAACAACCCGCACATTGTACTTGACCATCCGAATTCAACCCTTCAGCGATGAAGCGGAG of the Drechmeria coniospora strain ARSEF 6962 chromosome 01, whole genome shotgun sequence genome contains:
- a CDS encoding putative DNA directed DNA polymerase II chain B — protein: MDRTPVPLFRRQRNSNPVPSSAIPSSSPAFGTPVHPLKPFSVNAPKAAILPIILPPATLRPLAFRTFTKKHSLTLSSSALQELATFVGRHCGSAWREEGLAERVLEEVARSWKNRNGGVIVDGSSKALHEILKTLEGNMSGGKLVGPTRGLPRGDSMLDVRDGDSLNTRLGLRPTTLSREDSSASFGVSALGVQEAAADDDDDDDTNDPRAWLNVVDAYEQPRLVYNVGKKHFERETTKPSLLPPASHKTTIFRNRYHVIHQRLLRNEAFQTSSVSSSRQRTMQHSLSSQQSLKITPIANMLGCHGSSHMLLGLLVILPTGELAISDMTGAIALDLKQAVVIPQDSAWFCPGMIVLVDGVYEEEEESVGKGLSGSSGVGGTLGGRFQGFFIGQPPCEKRKATLGISGPDGGQDHTIGGGFGWIDFLGLGSERAVGAKMRRLERRLLPPPPEDTPGRNRVVILGELNLDQPRALRALRKILAHYAAEPEACSPVSFVLTGNFTQQAVMARGGSGGSIEYKEYFDALASVLSDYPTLLRTSTFVFVPGDNDGWVSAFSAGASPPLPRKPVPDMFTSRIRRAFATANAEPGHHGLHGNAVWTSNPARLSLFGPNHELVLFRDDISARLRRTSVALQRQATASKDAGALDDAAAPAPAATESQPNADAMELDDNAVAPSSLTEDVRVAQKLVKSVLDQGYLAPFRHAIRPVHWDYASALHLYPLPSAMVLVDTTAPPFCLTYEGCHVMNPASVLVPGKRGVGRWVEYEVGRLGTLKECTF